In the genome of Veillonellales bacterium, one region contains:
- the xerD gene encoding site-specific tyrosine recombinase XerD encodes MESYVNEFINYLAVERGLAQNTLESYGRDLRQFQTYLQNSQMEILKDSNRNTILAYLTNLQSKGRAVSTISRNLAAIKSFYQYLVRERYLDKDPAANLESPKLEKKLPKILSIAEVEELLKQPNGSMPAGMRDKAMLELLYATGIRVSELISLNISDVNLDMGYIKCYGKGAKERIVPLGSIAVKCVQEYIHKGRTKLVRTYEEAALFVNHHGNRLTRQGFWKIIKKYAQEANITKDITPHTLRHSFAAHLLENGADLRSVQEMLGHADISTTQIYTHVTKNHLKEVYDKAHPRA; translated from the coding sequence ATGGAAAGCTATGTTAATGAATTTATTAACTATCTCGCAGTTGAGCGTGGGTTAGCCCAAAATACCTTAGAATCATATGGTAGAGACTTGCGTCAATTTCAAACATATTTACAAAATAGTCAGATGGAAATTTTGAAGGATTCCAATCGTAACACCATCCTTGCTTATTTGACAAATCTCCAATCTAAAGGACGAGCTGTTTCCACGATATCACGTAATCTTGCTGCTATTAAATCCTTCTATCAATATTTAGTAAGGGAACGCTATTTAGATAAAGATCCGGCGGCAAATTTAGAATCTCCCAAGCTGGAGAAAAAACTGCCAAAAATTCTTTCTATTGCTGAAGTAGAAGAGCTTTTAAAGCAGCCGAATGGGTCTATGCCGGCGGGAATGCGGGATAAAGCAATGCTGGAATTGTTATATGCTACTGGCATTCGGGTGTCGGAGTTAATTTCCCTCAATATTTCAGATGTAAATCTGGATATGGGATATATAAAATGTTATGGTAAAGGGGCAAAGGAGCGGATTGTTCCACTTGGCTCAATTGCTGTTAAATGTGTTCAGGAATATATCCATAAAGGCAGAACAAAGTTAGTACGCACCTATGAAGAAGCGGCACTGTTTGTCAATCATCACGGCAATCGGCTAACCAGACAAGGCTTCTGGAAAATTATAAAAAAATATGCCCAGGAAGCGAATATTACGAAAGATATTACGCCGCATACACTTCGCCATTCTTTTGCCGCCCATCTGCTGGAAAATGGGGCCGACCTCCGTTCCGTCCAAGAAATGCTGGGGCATGCGGATATATCCACCACTCAGATTTATACACATGTGACGAAAAATCATTTAAAAGAAGTATATGATAAGGCGCATCCGCGTGCATAA